The genomic stretch TGTCCATCTTTGTTCTCCAAGAGTTTCTGAAGCAAACGGAGCTTTCCATCCCGCACCGCGTTGAACACTGCCgtttttaaatccatttcaAACACGCCGGGCTTCACTGTTGAGCAAAAAGAAACCACGTTTGGGTAAATAAAGACTAAAAGTCAGTGAGGGTACATGGAGAGGGGAACCCCTTTGTTTACAACCACCATGACTTTTAAGCTAGCAGCACAAGAATTAGCCCGCGTTTAGCTGTGCAAAACTACATGGCTTTCAAATATTATCATTTCTGACATTatcaatattttgttaaaaatgtccaACTATTAAACCTTCTACTGAAATCATCGTTCGTCCAGTTTCTGTATCGAAAGCCAAACTAGCAATGTGGCTAGCCAACTTCCTTGATCAAATTGGCTAACAAACTAGCTAGGCTAAATAGAAACACTGTTCACCTTTTTATTGATCGCTCGTCAGACTCTTCTCTCCTGACACATCTTCTCCTTCAAGAAGCTCTTCTTCCTCAGTTCTGTTCCCTTCGCTTGTCATTGTTCCACAGCATAGCGTGGCTCCCGGGACGTTATTTATATTCGCTTTCCGAGGGCCGAGGTGTAGAAATCCACCCCCACCCGTAATGCTGTGTTGGGTTGCTagcttgggaaaaaaaaacgaacGTTCGGGCATAAAAGAAGGGGGGATTCTCGGTACCCGAGATGGGTGTATTTACACACACGGCTCGAGACGAAACGAATTCCCCACCAGGCGAAAGAAATGTCGCaaacagaaatgacaagaaGCTCAGTCAAGGTAAATAAAAGCAGCTAGCCACCCACGGCTCGATAGGATCATCACGACTCCGTTTCTGTCAAATCACCAACCCCAcgcaatctttttctttttttttttcttgggacAGGGAATGATTGACACGTCCGTCGGCCAATCAGAAATCGGCTAGCAATTTAGCCAAATAAGTAAGCTTTTAAATGGCTCTTTCACGAAAACCACCACAGAATACAACTAATATAATTTAAATCACATGTAGCtacatatttaaacattttattcaaaccTGTTTAAACATACTGCTCACTGTTGTGTCTTTAGAGTTAATGATTAAGAGCTTTGCTTATATCGCCCCCTACAGGTTGCAACATGAATTACTGGTGAGTGGAGAAAAACAATCAAGTGATCAATTATTAatgacatttaacatttaaacacaaagttTATTCAAccaccccccccaaaaaacaagtTCCAAAAATGCCTTAAAGCTGTTCACAAATGACAATTCAGTGTGAAAATCTATATGAAACCAGCATAACATAAAAccccaaagaaaataaaaaacactttacaagcccaaaaaaccaaaatataCTGTAGGAAAGATtgcaatgcattttttaatcaaccCAATACAGCTTTTGTGAAACCTTACAAGGTAGAGGAGTTGGTCTTcatcaataaatacatgtaaaatgaatttaaatgctGATTCAATCTTAGATGGATTAATTCAAAATGAacagttaaatgtaaaatttataaCTATTTACATTTAGTCCATTGTTTGCAAATCATGAGTATGAATTATATTACTAGTTGCTGGTCCAGTAATGTGGGCTGCAGGACCACATAACTCTCCATTGTTCTTTCTAAATGAAAACtccatatatttatttttcttcacaggAAAAATAAGACACCCTAAGCAGAAAAAACCCATAAAATTGTTTCCTAAATATTCTACACAGCCATCAAATGAATCAATTGAATTGTATAACTAAATGGGTATGGTTATCCAAGCCAGTTCATCATCAGAAACAAATTTACAATGGAGATgtataaaaccaaaacaaacagcGTTGAATTGTGGGATAAATAAGCtgtaacactttaaaacaaagacgtcAGACTGCAAATATTGCATCagcacaacacaaaaataaaagctggtgCATTCAAACAGTTAGCTCTAgcactttaacaaaattttagtgtgcacacaaaatatcaaattaatacACCAcccacatttgttttaaatctgtaaataaattCCTTatggaaatatatttattttcattagttCAACATAAATTAGACAACATTGAACTGCAAATGCATTaagtggcttttatttttattaaataattttgttaTTCAAGTTGCACCGCCTGCCTTAAGTTCTTAGCAAGCAGCTAACTCACACAGAACTTTCAtgcattttaaaggttttccaTCACTCCACACAACTCTAAACTATTCCAATTGAGTTTAGTTaagtttattaaagaaaaaaaattggaggaGAAGCCCTCTATAATGTAAGAGCAGCTTCACACACACTGGGATCTGActatacagaaaaataattatatatttaaaaaaaaaaaacctcaatctACAACTTCTACCTTCCTCCTCTGCTTATTTTAGGTTTTGGTTGGATACGATGGGATTGTGGGAatgacaaaacagacaaaaaagaacaCATTCAAACATGTTCAAACTGTTGCTTTAGCTATCTTACTTGTTTGAACTCTTAAATACAGACATGAGCAAAACAATGAACAATTAAgctgtatttttcatttttacctcccaaaaatatttaaagtttattcatCCAGCTTAGTCTGCCTAAAGTTTGTAAGAACTGCAGTGCTCACTTAAGATTAATGTCAGATCTGATGACCTGGTAGAGTGATATGATCAAATTTTAAATCAGCACTGTCGCCTTTACCTACTCTAAACACACAACCCCCTGGAACAGATAAAAAGTGATAAGATTGTATCCTGTGGTTGAGAGGCCGTTATGATCCAACTCGAGTCATAGTGGTCTTCTTGTCAGAGAAGAAGCTTCTCAGCAGGACCACCTGGCTGATGCTGACCACCAGGAGGATTAAGGCTTCTCCGATAGACCAGAAAGCAACACGGGTGTTCAGATCTTCAGCGCGACTGCGTCCCTGGGCCTCACGGAGGCGGAAGTGCGTTTGATAATCGATGACTGACTTCAGGGCCTCATGGATGGACACGCAAGCAGATTCCATCTGGAAATTGTCAAGAGACTAGTGTTAAAATTGCAATTAGAACAATTCAGATCCtatatttgtaaaattgaaATGTGAGGCTGAAAGATTCTCGAAACATGAAAGTTACAGCAATATTTGACTAAATTGTTACCACCGGTATTATGGTTTCTCATTATTTGAACTAAAATTGTCAATATAGTAACAGatttgttcaaacaaaaaatgcagttgagaTCCTATGTAACAAAGGCAAATTGTAGAAATAATGACAAAAGACGGATAATGGAACTATtccaaatgaaatatattttcatgttaGCACATTCAATAATGAAAGCACAAATACATACAAGACTGACTGAAGCAGACTTGAATATTTTATGCCTGTCAAATGTTTGggacattttgaaatttttacaGCCAATTTACTTTCTTCCTTTATGTTTTCTTGATTGTTTCATTTATACCAGTAAGGgcttgttgacaaaaaaaatgcactatCATCTCATTCTTATGTCacaaaatttatgaaaaattggCCCAAAATTtatagagcagaaaaaaataaggaaatacaCAAGAACAACACCTACCTGGGTAAGAGCAGTGACTCTGTTCTCATTGGGAAAGAGTGGAGGATCATCTCCAACCTGGAAATCGAAGTAAACCGTCTTGTGCGTGAAGGTGGAGAACTCGTTGCTGAAGCAGAACTTGTAGGTGCCGTTTTTGGCTGCGGTGAAGGTAAAACTGTCATACTGCTTTTTCATCTCTTTGTAAAGCGTCGTGCCATCTGGATCCTCCAAACGGCAGTCCACATCATAGTGACCACCAGTTACTACCTAGCAAtgcaaaagacaaaagaaatgtattcGATTAACAACTAAGAACtcgacattttaaacattttagggATCAGTTCAAACaattattaaacaaataatgTAATTCTTAACTTAAGTATAAACTGTGAGCGGTGTTTAATGATTTAGTGAATATTGTACTGAATGTACAAGAACAAATTTGCAAatctattagaaaaaaagacaacatttaaaTTATGGGGGAAAAGTCActattttacaagaataaactaataaaatgtaaaagaggaaggaaaacaccatgctttttaaaaaatgaattggtTGCATAAGCTTCCAACCACATTATGTTGCACTAAATCCATCAATGCACCCATTTACAGTGATACTATAAAGCTTTAGGTTATCATATAAGCCTATGTGCCGTGATGCTTTTGGACTTCTGCAAATATACGTTCACGGCATAAATGGTGCATTCACCGGAAATCCACTCATTGTTGGTGAACAATCTTCTGAAAAAGCCACGTTTCATGCAAACTTTTTCAATGTCCTTaaacttacaataaaaaatgttgattcacTAGAAGACTTAGCATTTCCTTATTTGTGAAACCAATGCTGAAGTAACCACTTAAGATGCGCTCTACGTACCCCATGATAGTgagttctgttgtttttttcaattttcttagTAAATCTAGTAACTTATAACTATGaaaattataactttacaatcttaaaatattgacatttaaactaaaaattctAAGggttattataataaaatattgacttctctcataattttacaactttgttcttGAAAAGCTTTGACTTTGttctcaaatatttattttatttttatggttacCCTCATACTCCATtttcattttgcaaaaacataaagtatTAGGATCAGCAGAGATTCTTATTCCCCCAAGATTTCATTGTATTAATACTTAATTATGCATATTTCATTCATTCGAAGTAAAGAGGTGGAAGACACtccttaaaatgttaaacacaCATGCTGTAGACGGGACATACGTACCTGGAATTCCAGAGTGCACTTAGTGCCAACAATAATGTCCTCGTAGAAACACTGTTTGGCGTTGTCTGGCAGCTCAAAAGTTAGTTCTGAGCCCAACACCCATCCACAGAGAAGCTGGGCCCAAAGCACCTGCAACAGCACCCGCAGGGATCCGAACATCCTCAAACGCGAAGGCAGATCGCTTCAAATATAaacctataaaataaaataaaaaaaaatgcatcaacggaacacaaatataaaacagcAGTGGAAAAAATGGACCAAAAGTAAACCAATAGCTTTCTTTTTAACCAGCGGCAAATTGTTAGCTAAAAGCTAACTAGCTTGCCATCTGGCATCTACCTTTGCGACAGTAAATAAGAAGAAAT from Oryzias melastigma strain HK-1 linkage group LG9, ASM292280v2, whole genome shotgun sequence encodes the following:
- the tmed7 gene encoding transmembrane emp24 domain-containing protein 7, whose protein sequence is MFGSLRVLLQVLWAQLLCGWVLGSELTFELPDNAKQCFYEDIIVGTKCTLEFQVVTGGHYDVDCRLEDPDGTTLYKEMKKQYDSFTFTAAKNGTYKFCFSNEFSTFTHKTVYFDFQVGDDPPLFPNENRVTALTQMESACVSIHEALKSVIDYQTHFRLREAQGRSRAEDLNTRVAFWSIGEALILLVVSISQVVLLRSFFSDKKTTMTRVGS